In Melanotaenia boesemani isolate fMelBoe1 chromosome 5, fMelBoe1.pri, whole genome shotgun sequence, the DNA window tagatccaggttaaagacccacctgttctctgctggtggactagtttttatttagatccaggttaaagacccacctgttctctgctgctggactagtttttatttagatccaggttaaagacccacctgttctctgctggtggactagtttttatttagatccaggttaaagacccacctgttctctgctggtggactagtttttatttagatccaggttaaagacccacctgttctctgctgctggactagtttttatttagatccaggttaaagacccacctgttctctgctggtggactagtttttatttagatccaggttaaagacccacctgttctctgctgctggactagtttttatttagatccaggttaaagacccacctgttctctgctggtggactagtttttatttagatccaggttaaagacccgcctgttctctgctgctggactagtttttatttagatccaggttaaagacccacctgttctctgctgctggactagtttttatttatatccaggttaaagacccacctgttctctgctgcaggactagtttttatttagatccaggttaaagacccgcctgttctctgctggtggactagtttttatttagatccaggttaaagacccacctgttctctgctgctggactactttttatttagatccaggttaaagacccacctgttctctgctgctggactagtttttaattagatccaggttaaagacccgcctgttctctgctgctggactagtttttatttagatccaggttaaagacccatctgttctctgctgctggactagtttttatttagatccaggttaaagacccacctgttctctgctgctggactagtttttatttagatccaggttaaagacccacctgttctctgctgctggactagtttttatttagatccaggttaaagacccacctgttctctgctgctggactagttttcatttagatccaggttaaagacccacctgttctctgctgctggactagtttttatttatatccaggttaaagacccgcctgttctctgctgctggactagtttttatttatatccaggttaaagacccacctgttctctgctgctggactagtttttatttagatccaggttaaagacccacctgttctctgctgctggactagtttttatttagatccaggttaaagacccacctgttctctgctgctggactagtttttatttagatccaggttaaagacccacctgttctctgctgctggactagtttttatttagatccaggttaaagacccacctgttctctgctgctggactagtttttatttagatccaggttaaagacccacctgttctctgctgctggactagtttttatttagatccaggttaaagacccacctgttctctgctgctggactagtttttatttagatccaggttaaagacccgcctgttctctgctgctggactagtttttatttagatccaggttaaagacccacctgttctctgctgctggactagtttttatttatatccaggttaaagacccacctgttctctgctgctggactagtttttatttagatccaggttaaagacccacctgttctctgctgctggactagtttttatttagatccaggttaaagacccacctgttctctgctgctggactagtttttatttatatccaggttaaagacccacctgttctctgctgctggactagtttttatttagatccaggttaaagacccgcctgttctctgctgctggactagtttttatttagacccaggttaaagacccgcctgttctctgctgctggactagtttttatttagacccaggttaaagacccacctgttctctgctgctggactagtttttatttagatccaggttgaagacccacctgttctctgctgctggactagtttttatttagatccaggttaaagacccacctgttctctgctgctggagtagtttttatttagatccaggttaaagacccacctgttctctgctgctggactagtttttatttagatccaggttaaagacccgcctgttctctgctgctggactagtttttatttagatccaggttaaagacccacctgttctctgctgctggactagtttttatttagatccaggttaaagacccacctgttctctgctgctggactagtttttatttagatccaggttaaagacccgcctgttctctgctgctggactagtttttatttagatccaggttaaagacccacctgttctctgctgctggactagtttttatttagatccaggttaaagacccgcctgttctctgctgctggagtagtttttatttagatccaggttaaagacccacctgttctctgctgctggactagtttttatttatatccaggttaaagacccacctgttctctgctgctggactagtttttatttagatccaggttaaagacccgcctgttctctgctgctggactagtttttatttagatccaggttaaagacccacctgttctctgctgctggactagtttttatttagatccaggttaaagacccacctgttctctgctgctggactagtttttatttagatccaggttaaagacccacctgttctctgctgctggactagtttttatttagatccaggttaaagacccacctgttctctgctgctggactagtttttatttagatccaggttaaagacccgcctgttctctgctgctggactagtttttatttagacccaggttaaagacccacctgttctctgctgctggactagtttttatttagatccaggttaaagacccacctgttctctgctgctggactagtttttatttatatccaggttaaagacccgcctgttctctgctgctggactagtttttatttagacccaggttaaagacccgcctgttctctgctgctggactagtttttatttagacccaggttaaagacccacctgttctctgctgctggactagtttttatttagatccaggttaaagacccacctgttctctgctgctggactagtttttatttatatccaggttaaagacccacctgttctctgctgctggactagtttttatttagatccaggttaaagacccacctgttctctgctgctggactagtttttatttagatccaggttaaagacccacctgttctctgctgctggactagtttttatttagatccaggttaaagacccacctgttctctgctgctggactagtttttatttagatccaggttaaagacccgcctgttctctgctgctggactagtttttatttagatccaggttaaagacccacctgttctctgctgctggactagtttttatttagatccaggttaaagacccacctgttctctgctactggactagtttttatttagatccaggttaaagacccacctgttctctgctgctggactagtttttatttagatccaggttaaagacccacctgttctctgctgcatggactagtttttatttagagtccagatctggatgtacatgaaatgtgtgtaCAAATACATTTCCTTACCTtcttcaagtctctggttctgatgctgcaCCCGTGTCTTCCAGCTGAACCGTACGTCAGGCTGTACTCCACCACGCCCCCTGCTGGTCGCCATCCCGCCATGTTGGTCTGCAGAGTCTACGACTTCTACCCTAAAACCATCAGAGTCAGCTGGCTCAGAGACGGACAGGAAGTCACCTCTGATGTCACTTCCACCGATGAGATGGAGGACGGTGATTGGTACTACCAGATCCAGTCCCACCTGGAGTACACACCCAGGTAAgtccagctcctggtccagtcCCACCTGGAGTACACACCCAGGTGAGTCCAAGTCCTGGTCCAGTCCCACCTGGAGTACACACCCAGGTAAgtccagctcctggtccagtcCCACCTGGAGTACACACCCAGGTGAGTCCAAGTCCTGGTCCAGTCCCACCTGGAGTACACACCAAGGTGAGTCCAAGTCCTGGTCCAGTCCCACCTGGAGTACACACCAAGGTGAGTCCAAGTCCTGGTCCAGTCCCACCTGGAGTACACACCCAGGTGAGTCCAAGTCCTGGTCCAGTCCCACCTGGAGTACACACCCAGGTGAGTCCAGGTTTAGATCCAGTCCCACCTGGAGTACACACCAAGGTGAGTCCAGATCCATATTCAGGTCTCGAGCTGGATCAGGATCTTAATGATATATCAGGTTCATGATGGTTTTCAGCACCATGAAGTGGTCTATTCGTTCTGTGCtgcatcaccatggcaacagatgcagaaaaactacCTCGATCTGGAGCAGGTTCAAGTATCCAGACTGGCAGTGAAGGAGAACCACTCAAGGTCCCTAAGCAAGATTCCAAGACTGGAATCTAAAAACTATCAAAACAGGATCTACCAGGGTTCTACCTGGTTTCTACCTGGTTTCTCTCAGGGTTCTAACAGGGTTCTAACAGGGTTCCAGAGTTTCTGGACTTCGTGGTTCAGTTTCATGTCAGTGACGTTGGTTTGTGTTGGTGCAGGTCTGGAGAGAAGATCTCCTGTAAGGTGGAACACGCCAGCCTGAAGGAGCCTCTGATAAAGGACTGGGGTAAAtacctgtctggttctacacctgtctgatctacacctgtctgatctacacctgtctggttctacacctgtctgatctacacctgtct includes these proteins:
- the LOC121639456 gene encoding beta-2-microglobulin-like, producing MCVQIHFLTFFKSLVLMLHPCLPAEPYVRLYSTTPPAGRHPAMLVCRVYDFYPKTIRVSWLRDGQEVTSDVTSTDEMEDGDWYYQIQSHLEYTPRSGEKISCKVEHASLKEPLIKDWDPSMPESERNKIAIGASGLILGLILSLAGFIYYRRKARGRILVPTN